One stretch of Eupeodes corollae chromosome 2, idEupCoro1.1, whole genome shotgun sequence DNA includes these proteins:
- the LOC129946212 gene encoding ribonuclease P protein subunit p20 — MDNPPNKNSESKKKINSNLRHRSSHELKKRPTSKPYQRENDIYITSKSNFKAQLKQCENILNAGVKDIYLHCLGNAISRGINLALTLVNNSNGVLVYEANTSTIELIDELHPLSDQDDLTLQRRMNSALHIKVSRSSDFEVDI; from the exons atggACAATCCTCCTAATAAAAATTCCGAgtcgaaaaagaaaattaattcaaacCTTAGACATCGAAGTTCACACGAATTAAAGAAACGTCCTACTTCAAAACCATACCAAAGGGAAAACGATATTTATATCACTTCCAAGTCAAACTTTAAA GCACAATTGAAACAATGCGAAAATATACTTAATGCTGGTGTCAAAGATATCTACTTGCATTGTCTGGGAAATGCTATAAGCCGTGGTATTAATTTAGCCTTAACTTTGGTCAATAACTCGAACGGAGTCCTTGTATATGAAGCCAACACATCAACAATAGAATTAATAG ACGAGCTCCATCCACTCTCGGATCAAGACGACTTAACTTTGCAGCGAAGAATGAACTCTGCTCTTCATATTAAAGTTTCCCGAAGCTCTGATTTCGAAGtcgatatttaa